The proteins below come from a single Brevundimonas sp. LM2 genomic window:
- a CDS encoding DUF1801 domain-containing protein, which yields MVETKTKPTAGSVEDFITAVEQPGRREDARALLALLTETTGHPPKMWGPSIIGFGTYHYRYASGHEGDAPLVGFSPRKANLVLYLAADDQARADLLSRLGKHKSGQACVYVNRLSDIDLDVLAEMARTSVETLQARYPA from the coding sequence ATGGTGGAAACGAAGACCAAGCCGACCGCCGGGTCGGTCGAGGATTTCATCACGGCGGTGGAGCAACCCGGACGGCGCGAGGACGCCAGGGCGCTGCTGGCTCTGCTGACCGAGACGACCGGCCATCCCCCGAAGATGTGGGGCCCGTCCATCATCGGCTTCGGCACCTATCACTACCGCTACGCCAGCGGCCATGAGGGGGATGCGCCCCTGGTGGGCTTCTCGCCACGCAAGGCCAATCTGGTCCTCTACCTTGCGGCCGATGATCAGGCCCGGGCCGACCTCCTCAGCCGGCTGGGCAAGCACAAAAGCGGTCAGGCCTGCGTCTATGTGAACCGACTGTCCGATATCGACCTCGACGTGCTGGCCGAGATGGCCCGCACCAGCGTCGAGACGCTGCAGGCTCGCTATCCCGCCTGA